A stretch of the Drosophila sulfurigaster albostrigata strain 15112-1811.04 chromosome 2L, ASM2355843v2, whole genome shotgun sequence genome encodes the following:
- the LOC133850854 gene encoding uncharacterized protein LOC133850854 isoform X2 gives MNIWKAKVLTEVPFGHVLIVSGKVKPHPNKISLDLTDNVNAENESETVFLKIEANFREGQIIRSMFQPGEGWKQEEISKNWKCDGPKNPLVPGQCFTFRVAVLQRCFEIYVNDQLYGSFEFVKFPKQINFVRAYGDFEKITQFHHRMLFPLVFPRSLMCVDRVAFQSDVPRRYETGTVVAMECIAKGPPTTEFSICFQCNDTGRMILKFHVNFDKTTVSRSYQREDNSFASDDEETEGEFPFVRGKLFKIAFGMGDRSFLIAVNGQYFTYYNFPVRPFSISTLKCFTNDVGDFAVRSLEYHSDSPLLSRVEKLSII, from the exons ATGAACATCTGGAAAGCAAAAGTGCTCACCGAAGTGCCTTTCGGGCATGTGCTTATTGTCAGCGGCAAAGTCAAACCTCATCCCAATAA AATATCACTCGACCTGACAGACAATGTCAATGCGGAAAATGAAAGCGAAACGGTCTTCCTAAAAATTGAGGCGAACTTTCGCGAAGGTCAGATCATACGCAGCATGTTCCAGCCGGGCGAGGGCTGGAAACAGGAGGAGATCTCGAAGAACTGGAAGTGTGATGGTCCGAAGAATCCTCTGGTGCCCGGCCAGTGCTTCACCTTTCGCGTTGCTGTCCTGCAGCGCTGCTTTGAAATCTACGTAAATGACCAGCTCTATGGGTCGTTTGAGTTTGTCAAGTTCCCCAAGCAAATCAATTTCGTGCGCGCCTATGGAGACTTTGAGAAGATCACGCAATTCCATCATCGTATGCTCTTTCCCTTAGTGTTTCCACGCAGCCTTATGTGCGTGGATCGTGTCGCCTTTCAAAGCGATGTGCCACGACGTTATGAAACTGGCACCGTAGTGGCTATGGAGTGCATTGCCAAGGGGCCACCGACTACAGAGTTTTCCATCTGTTTTCAGTGCAACGATACCGGACGAATGATCCTCAAGTTCCATGTTAATTTTGACAAGACGACTGTGTCGCGAAGTTACCAACGCGAAGACAACAG TTTTGCCAGTGACGATGAGGAAACCGAGGGAGAATTCCCCTTTGTTCGCGGCAAATTATTCAAGATAGCCTTTGGCATGGGAGATCGTTCGTTCCTGATTGCCGTCAATGGGCAATACTTCACCTACTACAATTTCCCGGTGCGTCCGTTCTCCATCTCTACGCTCAAGTGCTTTACTAACGATGTAGGCGACTTTGCCGTGCGCAGTCTGGAGTATCATTCAGATTCGCCTTTGTTGTCACGGGTTGAGAAGCTTTCCATCATATAG
- the LOC133850854 gene encoding uncharacterized protein LOC133850854 isoform X1, with protein MCLLSAAKSNLIPISRQRIMTTLVHLPENPFLSSRISLDLTDNVNAENESETVFLKIEANFREGQIIRSMFQPGEGWKQEEISKNWKCDGPKNPLVPGQCFTFRVAVLQRCFEIYVNDQLYGSFEFVKFPKQINFVRAYGDFEKITQFHHRMLFPLVFPRSLMCVDRVAFQSDVPRRYETGTVVAMECIAKGPPTTEFSICFQCNDTGRMILKFHVNFDKTTVSRSYQREDNSFASDDEETEGEFPFVRGKLFKIAFGMGDRSFLIAVNGQYFTYYNFPVRPFSISTLKCFTNDVGDFAVRSLEYHSDSPLLSRVEKLSII; from the exons ATGTGCTTATTGTCAGCGGCAAAGTCAAACCTCATCCCAATAAGTAGGCAACGAATTATGACGACTCTTGTGCATCTTCCAGAAAATCCGTTTCTTTCTTCTAGAATATCACTCGACCTGACAGACAATGTCAATGCGGAAAATGAAAGCGAAACGGTCTTCCTAAAAATTGAGGCGAACTTTCGCGAAGGTCAGATCATACGCAGCATGTTCCAGCCGGGCGAGGGCTGGAAACAGGAGGAGATCTCGAAGAACTGGAAGTGTGATGGTCCGAAGAATCCTCTGGTGCCCGGCCAGTGCTTCACCTTTCGCGTTGCTGTCCTGCAGCGCTGCTTTGAAATCTACGTAAATGACCAGCTCTATGGGTCGTTTGAGTTTGTCAAGTTCCCCAAGCAAATCAATTTCGTGCGCGCCTATGGAGACTTTGAGAAGATCACGCAATTCCATCATCGTATGCTCTTTCCCTTAGTGTTTCCACGCAGCCTTATGTGCGTGGATCGTGTCGCCTTTCAAAGCGATGTGCCACGACGTTATGAAACTGGCACCGTAGTGGCTATGGAGTGCATTGCCAAGGGGCCACCGACTACAGAGTTTTCCATCTGTTTTCAGTGCAACGATACCGGACGAATGATCCTCAAGTTCCATGTTAATTTTGACAAGACGACTGTGTCGCGAAGTTACCAACGCGAAGACAACAG TTTTGCCAGTGACGATGAGGAAACCGAGGGAGAATTCCCCTTTGTTCGCGGCAAATTATTCAAGATAGCCTTTGGCATGGGAGATCGTTCGTTCCTGATTGCCGTCAATGGGCAATACTTCACCTACTACAATTTCCCGGTGCGTCCGTTCTCCATCTCTACGCTCAAGTGCTTTACTAACGATGTAGGCGACTTTGCCGTGCGCAGTCTGGAGTATCATTCAGATTCGCCTTTGTTGTCACGGGTTGAGAAGCTTTCCATCATATAG
- the LOC133850843 gene encoding epidermal growth factor receptor kinase substrate 8-like protein 1 has product MVNHHSNGGGSAGNSSGGAHGGGGGGDYSGDDRSGGEERERLDGMDLHDKPTYLLEHLATFTVNKESGIVYPADGMRRLLQLEKTTGIWSQKMQLCLDYQWVLIMDYETGNIIERFPASLVQEPTAFTSNDAMELYNNILVFIVSGGGGSRSEMHIFQSQSVSAVHLVEDLKQLRSGKMITQQRGATPTQHAGASSSSMAMMMSKTSSSSSHSRAELHHREQRDRERGRDRERERERERDRERDLQHQHQQHHMHQRSSVDQYGMRAGSGAGDARGGGVTEVDLGHNGETDSEHGGGNDRDETSSTSSEKYERDVAVLNHCFDDIEKFIARLQHAAAASRELERRRRNRKSKKRDPGEGLLTLRTRPPHEKEFVDIFAKFKLSFNLLAKLKAHIHDPNAPELVHFLFTPLALIVEASSDTYYESQLPSRVINPLLTREAINLLINCVTSKETELWRSLGDAWVIPRDQWKEDVGSYHPVFLDGWSPDYLVIDELETPSPTQVSKRRLEVQAGPGHGGSSGLGLNGRGAAASAYDDYDTNGIGISLSEKYTIHHGNDRERDRTGAISASDFNARSELSFDSIERGSGAGVNSSSAATHGHGHGPGAGPTLSAITAGLQNLHTRDSRNASGGGGGGGNYGAVAGGASEISVATARGVGSPNASEDQLLEAWLEDLQSAGAKVVLVTYPRTANNDKELSVMRGEYLEILDDTRKWWKARNMRGQVAHVPHTIVTPFNYGDGEGNASQFYGQQQMGAAGKSRHLAGGNMDNANMDQRSPDATDMMRSKHLGKKGEFRYF; this is encoded by the exons ATGGTCAATCATCACTCCAATGGTGGCGGCAGCGCCGGAAATAGCAGCGGAGGTGCCCacggcggaggaggaggaggcgacTATTCCGGCGACGATCGCAGTGGGGGCGAGGAGCGGGAGCGCCTGGATGGCATGGATCTACATGACAAGCCGACATACCTGCTAGAGCATCTGGCTACTTTCACAGTGAACAAGGAATCGGGCATTGTGTATCCAGCTGATGGAAtgcggcggctgctgcagctggagaAGACAACAGGCATTTGGTCACAAAAGATGCAGTTGTGCTTGGACTATCAGTGGGTGCTCATCATGGACTATGAGACGGGG AATATCATTGAGCGCTTTCCGGCGTCACTTGTCCAGGAACCGACGGCTTTCACCTCCAACGACGCCATGGAGCTCTACAACAACATACTGGTCTTCATAGTCTCGGGCGGCGGTGGCTCCCGATCGGAAATGCACATATTCCAG TCACAAAGCGTGTCTGCCGTTCACCTTGTGGAGGATCTAAAGCAGCTGCGTAGCGGCAAGATGATCACACAGCAGCGcggtgccacgcccacgcaaCATGCTGGCGCCTCCAGCTCTAGTATGGCCATGATGATGAGCAAGacttcgtcatcatcatcccACAGTCGTGCTGAGCTTCATCATCGCGAGCAGCGAGATCGAGAGCGTGGCAGGGATcgtgaaagagaaagagaacgtGAGAGGGATCGCGAGAGAGACCTTCAacatcaacaccaacaacatcacATGCACCAACGGAGCAGCGTTGATCAGTATGGCATGCGAGCTGGATCCGGTGCTGGCGATGCCCGAGGTGGAGGCGTAACTGAGGTCGACTTAGGTCACAATGGCGAAACGGATTCGGAGCATGGCGGCGGCAATGATCGCGACGAAACGAGCTCCACAAGCAGTGAGAAGTACGAGCGTGACGTGGCGGTCCTCAACCATTGCTTTGACGACATTGAAAAGTTTATCGCACGCCTGCAACATGCGGCTGCTGCATCACGGGAATTGGAGCGACGTCGTCGCAATCGCAAGTCGAAGAAACGTGATCCTGGCGAGGGTCTGCTTACGTTGAGGACACGCCCGCCTCATGAAAAGGAGTTCGTGGACATCTTTGCCAAATTTAAGTTATCTTTCAATTTGCTGGCCAAGTTGAAGGCACACATCCACGATCCGAATGCGCCGGAGCTGGTGCACTTTCTGTTTACTCCATTGGCTCTGATCGTGGAGGCGTCCAGTGATACCTACTATGAGTCACAGTTGCCTTCGCGTGTAATCAATCCGCTGCTGACACGGGAGGCCATCAATTTGCTCATCAACTGCGTGACTAGCAAGGAGACGGAACTGTGGCGATCGCTGGGCGATGCCTGGGTAATTCCAAGGGATCAGTGGAAAGAGGATGTCGGCTCATATCATCCAGTTTTTCTTGATGGTTGGTCACCCGATTACTTAGTCATCGATGAACTGGAAACCCCATCTCCAACTCAAGTGAGCAAGCGACGCCTTGAAGTGCAAGCTGGTCCTGGCCACGGAGGATCATCCGGATTGGGCCTCAATGGGCGAGGCGCTGCTGCGAGTGCATACGATGATTATGACACTAATGGCATCGGCATCTCCCTCAGCGAAAAGTACACTATTCATCATGGCAACGATCGGGAACGAGATCGAACTGGGGCCATCAGCGCCTCGGACTTTAACGCTCGCAGCGAGCTCTCTTTCGATTCGATTGAACGCGGTAGCGGAGCTGGAGTGAATTCGTCTAGCGCGGCTAcccatggacatggacatggaccaGGAGCGGGTCCCACCCTTAGCGCAATAACAGCGGGACTGCAAAACCTGCATACGCGAGACTCGCGCAATGCGAGCggaggaggcggtggcggaggTAACTATGGAGCAGTGGCTGGTGGCGCCTCAGAGATATCAGTGGCAACAGCGCGTGGCGTCGGCAGTCCCAATGCTAGCGAGGATCAGCTGTTGGAGGCGTGGCTTGAGGATCTGCAGTCAGCGGGTGCCAAAGTTGTGCTGGTCACCTACCCGCGCACCGCCAACAACGACAAGGAGTTGAGCGTTATGCGTGGCGAATACTTGGag ATTCTCGATGACACACGCAAGTGGTGGAAGGCGCGTAACATGCGAGGTCAGGTGGCTCATGTGCCCCACACAATTGTCACACCCTTCAATTATGGCGACGGCGAGGGCAACGCCTCTCAGTTCTATGGCCAGCAGCAGATGGGAGCAGCTGGCAAGTCCCGTCATCTTGCAGGCGGCAATATG gATAACGCAAATATGGATCAACGCTCTCCGGATGCCACGGATATGATGCGCAGCAAGCACTTGGGCAAGAAAGGCGAGTTTCGTTACTTTTAG
- the LOC133850849 gene encoding KRR1 small subunit processome component homolog — translation MSDNEEDGPTKLSTEPVDNAWSLKIPAFKEEDNPHGLIEESSFATLFPKYREKYLREVWPLVQQCVAEHHLKAELDLIEGSMVVKTTRKTWDPYIILKSRDMIKLMARSVPFEQAKRVLQDDVGCDIIKIGNLVHKKEKFVKRRQRLIGPNGATLKSIELLTDCYVLVQGNTVAALGPYKGLQQVRDIVLETMNNVHPIYNIKALMIKRELMKDPQLANEDWSRFLPKFKNKNISKRKQPKVKKTKKEYTPFPPAQPESKIDKQLASGEYFLNQEQKQAKKQQERSTKQAEAAKKQDERRNKDFVPPKEDGSSTAADRKRQSNDNKVDVNALKAKLLKANKKNRS, via the coding sequence atgagCGACAATGAAGAAGACGGTCCAACTAAACTGAGCACAGAGCCGGTGGACAATGCCTGGTCTCTGAAAATTCCAGCATTTAAGGAAGAGGACAATCCACACGGCCTCATCGAGGAGAGCTCCTTTGCCACACTTTTTCCAAAATATCGTGAAAAATATCTGCGAGAAGTGTGGCCCTTGGTTCAGCAATGTGTAGCTGAGCACCATTTGAAGGCTGAGCTGGATTTGATTGAGGGCAGCATGGTGGTGAAGACAACCCGAAAAACGTGGGATCCATACATCATCCTTAAGTCACGTGACATGATCAAACTTATGGCTCGAAGTGTACCCTTTGAGCAGGCGAAGCGAGTGCTGCAAGATGACGTAGGATGTGATATAATCAAAATTGGCAACCTTGTGCACAAGAAGGAGAAGTTTGTCAAGCGGCGACAGCGTCTCATTGGTCCCAATGGTGCTACTCTGAAGTCTATCGAGTTGCTGACAGATTGTTACGTTCTCGTCCAGGGCAACACTGTTGCAGCCCTGGGCCCCTACAAAGGTCTGCAACAGGTGCGCGACATTGTGTTGGAAACGATGAACAATGTACATCCCATCTACAACATCAAGGCGCTGATGATTAAACGCGAACTGATGAAGGATCCCCAGCTAGCCAACGAGGATTGGTCGCGTTTCTTGCCGAAATTCAAGAACAAAAACATCAGCAAACGCAAGCAGCCAAAGGTCAAGAAAACTAAGAAGGAATACACGCCATTCCCTCCTGCGCAGCCTGAGAGTAAAATTGACAAGCAACTCGCGTCGGGTGAATACTTCCTCAACCAGGAGCAGAAGCAGGCCAAGAAGCAGCAGGAGCGTAGTACTAAGCAGGCCGAGGCCGCCAAAAAGCAGGATGAGCGTCGCAACAAGGACTTTGTGCCGCCCAAGGAAGATGGTTCAAGTACTGCTGCGGATCGCAAACGTcaaagcaacgacaacaaagtAGATGTGAATGCGTTGAAGGCAAAACTTCTAAAGGCTAACAAGAAGAATCGAAGCTGA